The Penicillium oxalicum strain HP7-1 chromosome IV, whole genome shotgun sequence genome contains a region encoding:
- a CDS encoding Translation machinery-associated protein 46, with translation MPPKKAEQPKKKKATVDDKTFGMKNKKGGAAQKQIQQLQAMAKSNKDPDAKRKEAEKAKREAEKKAAEQAKKEAAELFKPVQVQKVPFGVDPKTVLCVFHKKGGCEKGKKCKFSHDMNIERKAAKKDLYTDSRDAEEGEDKKKSDTMDNWDEEKLRSVVLSKHGNPRTTTDKVCKYFIEAVENQKYGWFWVCPNGGDKCMYKHSLPPGFVLKTKEQKAAEKALMDKSPLNTLTLEDWLESERHKLTGKLTPVTPESFAKWKKERLDKKAAEEQAQKAKEATGRAMFESGDWKDEESSDEEDEDDDTWNLDALRNETEQLQERKEEERLAKLTGGETPSSDNATVQEAAG, from the exons ATGCCGCCCAAAAAGGCCGAGcagcccaagaagaagaaggccactGTCGATGACAAG ACTTTCGGCATGAAGAAC AAAAAAGGTGGTGCTGCCCAGAAACAAATCCAGCAGCTTCAAGCAATGGCCAAGTCCAACAAGGACCCCGACGCGAAGCGCAAAGAGGCTGAAAAGGCCAAACGagaagccgagaagaaggccgccgaGCAAGCCAAGAAAGAAGCGGCTGAGCTCTTCAAGCCTGTTCAAGTGCAAAAAGTACCCTTCGGTGTCGACCCTAAGACTGTGCTGTGTGTTTTCCACAAGAAGGGCGGATGTGAGAAGGGCAAAAAGTGCAAGTTCAGTCACGACATGAACATCGAGCGCAAGGCCGCGAAGAAGGATCTTTACACCGACTCGCGTGATGCGGAGGAAGGCGAGGATAAGAAGAAGTCGGACACCATGGACAACTGggacgaggagaagctgCGCAGTGTCGTTCTCAGCAAGCACGGCAACCCACGGACAACGACCGACAAGGTCTGCAAGTACTTTATTGAGGCTGTCGAGAATCAGAAGTACGGTTGGTTCTGGGTCTGTCCAAATGGAGGCGATAAGTGCATGTATAAGCACAGCTTGCCACCAGG ATTCGTTCTGAAAACTAAGGAGCAGAAGGCGGCTGAAAAGGCTCTGATGGACAAATCTCCCTTGAACACGCTCACTCTGGAGGACTGGCTTGAATCAGAGCGACACAAGTTGACTGGCAAACTGACGCCAGTCACACCGGAGAGCTTCGCTAAGTGGAAGAAGGAACGTTTGGACAAGAAGGCTGCTGAAGAGCAGGCACAGAAGGCTAAGGAAGCCACCGGTCGTGCAATGTTCGAGAGCGGAGATTGgaaggatgaagagagcagcgatgaggaagatgaggacgatgataCTTGGAACTTGGATGCCCTCCGTAACGAGACCGAGCAGCTCCAAGAgcggaaggaagaggaacgTCTGGCTAAGCTTACGGGTGGTGAAACTCCATCAAGCGACAATGCCACTGTACAGGAGGCTGCTGGTTGA
- a CDS encoding Co-chaperone protein SBA1, with the protein MSTTVHPEVTWAQRSSDSEPERNYLYVNLKTPDVPKADAKLDITPTNVFFTGTSGKGVTYSVSLDLYGEIDPENSKVHHTDREVELVLRKKELKMEYWPRLLKEAKKAHFLKTDFDKWVDEDEQDEAAEDDYANNFGGFGGEDGGGLSNIDFSKLGGMGGAGGMPDLNALAGMAGGAPGAEGDEEDDDLPDLEEADGKSKIQEIS; encoded by the exons ATGTCCACCACCGTGCATCCTGAAG TCACATGGGCTCAGCGCTCTTCCGACTCGGAGCCCGAGCGCAATTACCTCTATGTGAACCTCAAGACCCCCGACGTTCCCAAGGCTGATGCCAAGTTGGACATTACCCCTACCAATGTTTTTTTCACTGGTACCTCCGGCAAGGGTGTCACATATTCTGTCTCCCTGGACCTTTACGGCGAGATCGACCCTGAGAACAGCAAGGTTCACCACACCGACCGCGAGGTTGAGCTGGTCCTCCGCAAGAAGGAGCTGAAGATGGAGTACTGGCCCCGTCTCTTGAAGGAAGCTAAGAAGGCTCACTTCCTCAAGACCGACTTCGACAAG TgggtggacgaggacgagcagGACGAGGCCGCTGAGGACGACTACGCCAACAACTTCGGCGGATTCGGTGGCGAGGACGGCGGTGGTCTGAGCAACATCGACTTCTCCAAGCTCGGCGGTAtgggtggtgctggtggcaTGCCCGACCTGAACGCCCTTGCTGGTATGGCAGGTGGCGCCCCCGGTGCCGAGggtgacgaagaagat GATGACCTTCCCGACCTCGAGGAGGCCGATGGCAAGTCCAAGATCCAGGAGATTTCTTAA
- a CDS encoding mRNA export protein mlo3, producing MSANLDKSLDDLVGSRRQTARRRGAGRRAAAKPSVGGVKKASKTTKATAKVVHPTPTAPAASSKIIVSGLPSDVSEANIKEYFAKSAGPVKKVMLTYNQNGTSRGIASIIFSKADTATKAAKELNGLHVDGRPMKIEVVFDASYAPPVAAPKSLADRVAHKPQPKPATAPKPAGNKPKARGTRGSGRGARGRNPGRGKPKTVEELDAEMVDYFNNESTAAEGSAPVNGAAAPAPAASGEDTGMAEISPSHTDRVLVNAMPLGPTTSVLFRLRPRAVGEVSILISGEA from the exons ATGTCTGCCAATCTTGACAAGTCTCTGGACGACCTCGTCGGCAGCCGCCGTCAGACTGCTCGTCGCCGTGGCGCCGGCCGTCGCGCCGCCGCGAAGCCATCGGTCGGCGGTGTCAAGAAGGCCTCCAAGACTACCAAGGCTACGGCCAAGGTCGTGCACCCCACGCCCACCGCGCCTGCCGCTTCTAGCAAGATCATCGTCAGCGGACTG CCTTCCGATGTGTCTGAGGCCAATATCAAG gaatattTCGCCAAGTCTGCAGGTCCTGTGAAAAAGGTGATGCTCACCTACAACCAGAACGGCACCAGCCGTGGTATTGCTTCGATCATTTTCAGCAAGGCCGATACTGCCACcaaggccgccaaggagcTCAATGGACTCCACGTCGACGGCCGCCCCATGAAG ATCGAGGTTGTTTTCGACGCTTCCTACGCCCCTCCCGTGGCCGCTCCCAAATCTCTTGCCGATCGCGTTGC TCACAAACCTCAGCCCAAGCCTGCCACCGCCCCCAAGCCCGCTGGTAACAAGCCTAAGGCCCGCGGCACCCGTGGCTCCGGCCGCGGTGCTCGTGGTCGTAACCCCGGCCGCGGCAAACCCAAGACCGTTGAAGAGCTTGATGCCGAGATGGTCGACTACTTCAACAATGAGAGCACAGCTGCCGAGGGAAGTGCCCCCGTCAACGGTGCTGCTGCCCCCGCCCCTGCCGCTTCTGGCGAGGACACTGGCATGGCTGAGATCTCC CCCAGTCATACTGACCGCGTCCTAGTAAATGCCATGCCGCTTGGGCCGACAACTTCCGTGCTCTTTCGCCTTCGCCCGCGGGCTGTCGGCGAGGTTTCCATCTTGATCTCGGGGGAAGCTTGA